The proteins below are encoded in one region of Pontibacter deserti:
- a CDS encoding glycosyltransferase, which translates to MVSGFSIIVCSYNPDLVVFKRLLNSLSSLLVPENIPVEFIIVDNNSTSEISGLPEVKAWVQRMENKQLSFIKEQSPGLTQARVAGICSAKYDWIVFFDDDNEPIFNYLTNALDIINLYPKVGLWGPGVVEVEYVGMKETKFLSSIRHIHQEKFIEGTHYDNNNKEGSLYFPYGTGMVVRKNILIEYIAAVKARKYSMIDRNGTILSSAGDTQILYTGLKLGYYAGSSSLLSLKHLITRKKVTVNYILRLIYALNSSQIKAYNEVFNHNAIPVRKISNIDVILLVYYFFRKNFLTNMFSQNLLDFSAKLGQLNASLVAGNFKKPFFLKVLERILCLY; encoded by the coding sequence ATGGTATCAGGTTTTTCAATCATTGTTTGCTCATATAACCCAGATTTAGTCGTCTTCAAGAGACTTCTTAATTCTTTATCTTCTTTACTTGTTCCCGAAAATATACCTGTAGAATTTATCATAGTTGATAATAATTCAACTTCTGAAATTAGTGGGCTCCCTGAAGTTAAAGCTTGGGTACAACGAATGGAGAATAAACAGCTAAGCTTTATAAAAGAGCAAAGCCCAGGTTTAACTCAAGCAAGAGTTGCAGGTATTTGTTCGGCTAAATATGACTGGATTGTTTTTTTTGATGATGATAACGAACCTATATTTAATTACTTAACAAATGCATTAGATATTATAAATCTTTATCCTAAAGTTGGCCTTTGGGGACCTGGAGTAGTTGAAGTAGAGTATGTTGGTATGAAAGAAACAAAATTTTTGTCTTCTATTCGACATATTCATCAAGAGAAGTTTATTGAAGGTACCCATTACGATAACAATAACAAAGAGGGAAGTTTATATTTTCCTTATGGTACCGGAATGGTTGTTAGAAAGAACATTCTAATAGAATACATTGCTGCTGTAAAAGCACGGAAATATTCAATGATAGATAGAAATGGAACTATACTTAGCAGTGCTGGCGATACACAAATTCTATACACAGGTTTAAAGTTAGGGTATTATGCAGGTTCAAGTAGTCTTTTAAGTTTGAAACACCTTATAACACGTAAAAAGGTAACTGTTAATTATATTTTAAGACTAATATATGCACTTAATTCTTCTCAAATTAAAGCTTATAATGAAGTTTTCAATCACAACGCAATTCCAGTTAGAAAGATATCTAATATCGATGTAATACTTCTTGTTTATTACTTTTTTAGGAAAAATTTTCTAACAAACATGTTTTCTCAAAATTTATTAGATTTTTCTGCAAAATTGGGTCAATTGAATGCATCATTAGTTGCAGGAAATTTCAAAAAACCATTCTTTTTGAAGGTACTAGAAAGGATACTCTGCTTATATTAA